Genomic DNA from Microbacterium neungamense:
TCTACATGGGCGAGGTCGACACCGAGCGGCAGGCGCTGAACGTGGCCCGGATGCGGCTGCTCGGCGCCGAGGTGGTGCCGGTGCGGACCGGGTCGCGCACCCTGAAGGACGCCATCAACGACGCGTACCGCGACTGGGTGGCCTCCGTGGAGACCACGAACTACATCTTCGGCACCGCCGCCGGTCCGCATCCGTTCCCGGCGATGGTGCGCGACTTCCAGAAGATCATCGGCGAGGAGGCCCGCGCGCAGCTGCTGGAGGAGGCCGGCCGGCTGCCGGACGCCGTCGTCGCCTGCGTCGGCGGCGGGTCGAACGCGATCGGCATGTTCGACGCGTTCCTGGACGACGAGGACGTGAAGCTGTACGGCGTGGAGGCGGCCGGCGACGGCGTGGACACGCCGCGGCACGCGGCCTCGATCGAGCGAGGACGACCGGGCGTGCTGCACGGCGCGAAGACCTACGTGCTGCAGGACGAGGACGGCCAGACCATCGAGTCGCACTCGATCTCCGCCGGCCTGGACTACCCGGGCGTCGGCCCCGAGCACGCGTGGCTGGCGGACATCGGCCGCGCGTCCTACATCCCGGCCACCGACGACCAGGCCATGCAGGCGCTGCGCCTGCTCAGCCGCACCGAGGGGATCATCCCGGCGATCGAGTCCGCGCACGCCCTCGCCGGCGCGCTGCGGATCGGGCGCGAGCTTGGCCCGGACGGCCTGATCGCGGTCTGCCTCTCCGGCCGCGGCGACAAGGACATGGACACCGCCGCTCGGTACTTCCACCTGTACGACGTGGAGAGCACCCCGTGACCCGCGTCGAGGACGCCATCCGGCGCGCGCACGACGCCGACCGCGGCGCGTTCGTCGGCTACCTGCCCGTCGGCTACCCCGACCTGGACACCAGCATCCAGGCGGCGCTCACCCTCGCCCGCAACGGCGTGGACGTGATCGAGCTCGGGCCGCCCTACAGCGACCCGGTGATGGACGGTGCGATCATCCAGGAGGCGACGCAGCACGCCTTGGCGAACGGCTTCCGGATGCGGGACCTGTTCACCGCCGTGCGCGCGATCACCGCCGAGACCGACGTCCCGGTCGTGGTGATGACGTACTGGAACCCGGTGCTGCAGTACGGCGTCGACCGGTACGCGGACGACCTCCTCGCCGCCGGCGGGGCAGGGCTGATCACCCCCGACATCACGCCCGAGGCGGCGGGGGAGTGGATCGCGGCGAGCAGGCGCACCGGCCTGGACCGGATCTTCCTCGCCGCGCCGACCTCGACCGACGAGCGTCTCGATCTGGTCATCTCCTCCTCCACCGGCTTCGTGTACACCGTGTCGACCATGGGCATCACCGGGGAGCGCGCCGCGCTCGACCGCGCCGCCCGCACGCTCGTGGAGCGGCTGCGCGACCGCGGGGCGTCCCGCGCGTGCGTCGGCATCGGCATCTCGAACGCGGAGCAGGTGGCCGGCGTCGTCGAGTACGCCGACGGCGCCATCGTGGGCACCGCCCTCGTCCGCGCCCTCCGCGACGGCGGCCTGGACGGCCTCGCCGACACCACCAGGGCGCTGGCGGCCGGTACGCCGTCGGCGCGCTTCGGAACAGGAAACTAGAATCGCTCTCATGTCCCTCGCGCTTCACAGCACCGTCCCGGGCGTGCTCGCCAGCATCCCGAGCCCGCCGATCAGCTTCATCGAGGTCGGCCCGCTCCGGATCCACTTCTACGCCCTCTGCATCATCGCGGGGATCATCGCGGCGGTGCTGATCACGAACCATCGCCTCACCCGCCGCGGCGCGGAGAAGTGGGTGGTCATCGACATCGCGATCCTGGCCGTGCCGCTGGCGATCATCGGCGCCCGGATCTTCCACGTGCTCACCCACCCGAACTTCTACTTCGGCCCCGGGAAGAACACCTGGAACCCGTTCGAGCCGGGCTCGGTGTGGGCGATCTGGGAGGGCGGCATCGCCATCTTCGGCGCGCTGCTCGGCGGCGCCGTCGGCGCCTGGCTGGGGTGCCGGTGGACCGGCATCCGGTTCTGGACCTTCGCGGACGCCCTCGCGCCGGGCCTCCTGCTCGCGCAGGCCGTGGGGCGGTTCGGCAACTGGTTCAACCAGGAGCTGTTCGGCCTTCCCACCGACCTGCCGTGGGGCCTGGAGATCGACCCGGACAACCCGGCGTTCCCACCGGGCCTGGCCGAGGACACCCTGTTCCACCCCACCTTCCTGTACGAGGTCGTCTGGAACGGCCTCGGCGTGATCGTGCTGCTCTGGCTGGGCCACCGGCTGAAGCTGCAGTGGGGCAAGCTGTTCGCCTGCTACCTGATCTGGTACAGCGCGGGCCGCATCGTCTGGGAGTCCATCCGCATCGACCCGAGCGAGGTCATCCTCGGCCTGCGCAGCAACGTGTGGGCCGCGATCCTCGGGGTCGTCGTCGGCGTCGTCATCCTGATCGTGCAGACGCGCCGTCACCCGGGCCGCGAGCCCTCGCCGTACATGCCAGGGCGAGCACCCGAGTCCGTGCATGTACAATCACAGAACACCAGCGAGTACGTCGACGTGAGTGAGCCTCCGGCCGGCGACATCGAAGCAGGGGACACCGCCACAAGCGCCGCTCCCACCAGCTGACACCCGCCCCTGAGGCGCGGTTCCGTCTGTGGGATCCCCCGCCCGCACTGCGCAGGCCGACGACGTCCTTTGTGCACCAAGACCCGACCGAGGACGGCAGCATGGCTTCCAGCCGCCACACGAACGACCCCGCACAGCCGGTGGGCCAGCGGTTCCCCGCAGCCCAGGGGCTGTACAACCCCGCGCACGAGAAGGACGCCTGCGGCCTGGCGATGGTCGCGACCCTGCGCGGCACGCCGGGACACGACATCATCGCGCTCGCCCTGCAGGCGCTGCGCAACCTCGAGCACCGCGGGGCGATCGGCTCCGACGCCGGCACCGGCGACGGCGCGGGCATCCTCACCCAGATGCCCGACGCGTTCCTGCGCGACGTGGTGTCCTTCCCGCTGCCCCCGGCGGGACAGTACGCCGCGGGACTGGCGTTCCTGCCGCGCGATTCCAGCGCGCGCCGCGAGCAGAAGGCCGGCATCGAGCGGATCGCCCGCGAGGAGGGCCTGACCGTCCTCGGCTGGCGCGTCGTGCCCACCGCGAACGAGCACCTCGGCAAGCTCGCCGACGAGGCGCGCCCGGCCTTCGAGCAGCTGTTCGTCTCCCGTCCCGCCGCCGGTGACCGGGAGGCGGCGTCCGGGATCGCGCTGGACCGGATCGCGTACCGGCTCCGCAAGCGCGCCGGACACGAGCTCGGCGCCTACTTCGTGACCCTGTCCGCCCGCACGCTCGGGTACAAGGGCATGGTCACCACCCTGCAGCTGGAGCCGTTCTACCCCGACCTGCAGGACGAGCGCTTCGCCTCGGAGCTCGCGGTCGTGCACTCGCGGTACTCCACGAACACGTTCCCGTCGTGGCCGCTCGCGCAGCCGCTGCGGATGCTGGCGCACAACGGCGAGATCAACACCGTCGGCGGCAACCGCAACTGGATGCGCGCCCGGCAGTCGCAGCTGGAGTCCGAGCTGCTCGGCGACATGAAGCCGCTCCTGCCGATCTGCACGCCCGGCGCGAGCGACTCCGCATCGTTCGACGAGGTGCTCGAGCTGCTCACCCTCACCGGCCGCAGCCTCCCGCACGCGATCATGATGATGGTGCCGGAGGCGTGGGAGAAGCAGCCGGGCCTCGACCCCGACCTGCGCGCCTTCTACGAGTTCCACTCCAACCAGATGGAGCCGTGGGACGGTCCCGCCGCGCTGATCTTCACCGACGGCACCCTGGTCGGTGCGACCCTGGACCGCAACGGGCTGCGCCCCGGCCGGTGGACCGAGACCACCGACGGGCTGGTGGTGATCGGCAGCGAGACCGGCGTGCTGGAGTTCGAGCCGGAGCGGATCAAGCGCCGCGGCCGGCTGCGCCCGGGCCGGATGTTCCTCGTCGACACCGCGCAGGGCCGCATCATCGAGGATGAGGAGATCAAGCGCGAGCTCGCCACCATGCATCCGTGGCAGGAGTGGCTGGATGCCGGCGCGGTGCGCCTGGCCGACCTGCCGGAGCGCGAGCACATCGTGCATCCGGCCGCCTCGATCACCCGCCGCCAGCGCACCTTCGGCTACACCGAGGAGGAGGTGCGGATCCTGCTCACCCCGATGGGGCAGACCGGGGTCGAGCCGCTGGGCGCGATGGGCAGCGACACGCCCATCGCCGTGCTCAGCGAGCGGCCGCGCCTGCTCTTCGACTACTTCGTGCAGCAGTTCGCGCAGGTGACCAACCCGCCGCTGGACGCCATCCGCGAGGAGGTCGTCACCAGCCTGCGCCTCGGCCTCGGACCGGAGCGCAACCTGCTGGACTGGGGGCCCGAGCACGCCCGCACGGTCACGCTGGACTTCCCGGTGATCGACAACGACGAGCTCGCGAAGATCCGGCACATCGACCGCGCCCTGCCCGACCGCTCCAGCGTGACGATCAAGGGGCTGTACCACTTCGACGCCGGCCCGCACACCATGCGCGAGCGGCTCACGGAGATGTGCGCCGAGGTGGATGCCGCGATCGAACGCGGAGCGGAGTTCATCATCCTGTCCGACCGCGACTCGAACAAGGACCTGGTGCCGATCCCGTCGCTGCTGATGCTGTCGGCAGTGCACCACCACCTGATCCGCAACGAGAACCGGATGAAGGTGGGTCTCATCGTCGAGGCCGGCGACGTGCGCGAGGTGCACCACGTCGCCACCCTGATCGGCTACGGAGCATCCGCCGTCAACCCGTATCTGGCGATGGAGACCGTCGAACACCTCGTGCGCACCGGCTTCATCACCGGCGTCACGCCCGAGCAGGCGGTGCGGAACCTCATCTACGCGCTCGGCAAGGGCGTGCTGAAGATCATGTCGAAGATGGGTATCTCCACGGTGTCCTCGTACGCCGGCGCACAGGTGTTCGAGGCGGTGGGCCTCAGCCAGGAATTCGTGGACGAGTTCTTCACCGGAACCGAGACCAAGCTCGGCGGCATCGGCATCGAGGACGTGTTCGCCGAGAACCAGGCGCGGCACGACTTCGCCTACCCGGAGGACGCCGCGGCCCGCGCCCACGAGCGGCTGTGGACCGGCGGGGAGTACCAGTGGCGCCGCGACGGCTCGCCGCACCTGTTCAACCCGGAGACCGTGTTCCGGCTGCAGCACTCCACGCGCACCCGGCGGTACGACATCTTCCGCGAGTACACCAGGCTCGTGGACGACCAGTCGCGCGAGCTGAAGACGCTGCGCGGCCTGTTCGAGCTACGCACGGGGGAGCGGCCCCCGGTGCCGCTGGACGAGGTGGAGCCGGTGTCGGAGATCGTGAAGCGGTTCTCCACCGGCGCGATGAGCTACGGCTCGATCTCGCAGGAGGCGCACGAGACGCTCGCGATCGCGATGAACCGGCTGGGCGCGAAGTCCAACACCGGTGAGGGCGGCGAGGACCCGGAGCGCCTGGTCGACCCGGAGCGCCGCAGCGCCATCAAGCAGGTCGCCTCCGGCCGGTTCGGCGTCACCAGCCAGTACCTGACCGAGGCGGACGACCTGCAGATCAAGCTCGCGCAGGGCGCCAAGCCCGGCGAGGGCGGGCAGCTGCCGCCGCAGAAGGTGTACCCGTGGGTCGCGCGCACCCGGCACGCCACCCCCGGCGTGGGGCTCATCTCCCCGCCGCCGCACCACGACATCTACTCGATCGAGGATCTGAAGCAGCTGATCTTCGACCTCAAGCGCGCGAACCCGAAGGCCCGCATCCACACCAAGCTGGTCAGCCAGTCCGGCATCGGCGCGGTCGCCGCGGGCGTGGCGAAGGCGCTCAGCGACGTCGTGCTGGTGTCCGGCCACGACGGCGGCACGGGTGCCAGCCCGCTGAACTCCCTCAAGCACGCCGGCACCCCGTGGGAGCTGGGCCTGGCCGAGACCCAGCAGACGCTGATGCTGAACGGCATGCGCGACCGCGTGGTGGTGCAGGTGGACGGCCAGCTCAAGACCGGCCGCGACGTGATCATCGGCGCGCTGCTCGGGGCGGAGGAGTTCGGCTTCGCCACCGCGCCGCTCGTGGTCAGCGGATGCGTGATGATGCGGGTGTGCCACCTGGACACCTGCCCGGTCGGCGTCGCCACGCAGAACCCGGTGCTGCGGCAGCGCTTCACGGGCAAGCCGGAGTTCGTGGTGAACTTCATGGAGTTCATCGCGGAGGAGGTGCGCGAGCTCCTCGCCGAGCTGGGCTTCCGCTCCCTGGACGAGATCATCGGCCGCACCGACCTGCTGCGCACGGACGCCGCGATCCGGCACTGGAAGGCGGAGGGCCTGGACCTCACGCCGATCCTGGAAGGGCCGGTGTTCCCCGCCGACGAGCCGCGCCGCAGCGGCCGGCCGCAGGACCACGAGCTGGACGCCCACTTCGACTCCCAGCTCATCGAGATGGCGCGCGAGGCCCTCGAGGACAGGGCGCCGGTGGTCATCGAGCTGCCGATCCGCAACACCGAGCGGGCCGTGGGCACCATGCTCGGCCACGAGGTCACCGCGCGGTTCGGGGCGGACGGCCTCGCCCGCGAGACCATCGACATCACCCTGCACGGCACGGCCGGGCAGTCGCTCGGCGCCTTCCTCCCGCCCGGGATCATCCTGCGGCTCGAGGGCGACGCCAACGACTACGTCGGCAAGGGCCTGTCCGGCGGAGACATCACCATCCGCCCGCCGCGCGCGGCGACCTTCGCCCCGCACCGCAACGTCGTCGCCGGCAACGTGATCGGCTACGGCGCCACCTCGGGGACGATGTTCATCTCGGGCGTCGTGGGGGAGCGGTTCCTGGTCCGCAACTCCGGCGCCACGGCGGTCGTGGAGGGCGTCGGCGACCACGCCCTGGAGTACATGACCGGCGGTCTGGCCGTCATCCTGGGCGAGACCGGGCGCAACCTCGGCGCCGGCATGTCCGGCGGCGTCGCCTTCGTGCGGGGCCTGCGCCGCGAGAACATCAACGCCCAGTCGCTGGACAGCGGCGAGCTGCAGCTCGAGCCGCTCGACCGCGCCGACCTCGAACTGCTGCGCGACCTGCTCGCGGAGCACCTCGAGCGGACGGCATCCCCGCTCGCCGCCGAGCTCCTCGCCGACTTCGATGCGGCGCAGGCGGACTTCGTCAAGGTTGTGCCGCGCGATTTCGCCGCGGTGCAGAACGCACGCCGGGAGGCGGAGGCCGAGGGGCTCGACCCCGACGGCGACGTCGTCTGGAACCGGATCCTGGAGGTGACCGGTGGCTGATCCCAAAGGCTTCCTGAAGATCACGGAGCGCGAGCTGCCGGCCCGGCGCCCCGTGCCCGTCCGCATCATGGACTGGAAGGAGGTGTACGAGCCCGGCGACCGGGCCGTGCTCCGCCGCCAGGCCAGCCGCTGCATGGACTGCGGCATCCCGTTCTGCCACTCCGGATGCCCGCTGGGCAACCTCATCCCGGAGTGGAACGACCTCACCTGGCGCGGCGAGGACCGCACCGCGATCGAGCGGCTGCACGCCACGAACAACTTCCCGGAGTTCACCGGGCGGCTGTGCCCCGCGCCGTGCGAGAGCGCGTGCGTGCTCGGGATCAACCAGCCCGCCGTGACCATCAAGCAGGTCGAGGTCTCGATCATCGACGAGGCCTTCGCCCGCGGCTGGGTGGAGCCGCAGCCCCCCGCCCGGCTCACCGGCAAGACCGTCGCCGTCGTCGGCTCCGGACCCGCCGGCCTGGCCGCCGCGCAGCAGCTCACCCGCGCCGGGCACACCGTCGCCGTGTACGAGCGGGACGACCGCATCGGCGGGCTGCTCCGCTACGGCATCCCGGACTTCAAGATGGAGAAGCGGCACCTCGAGTCGCGCCTGCGCCAGATGCAGGAGGAGGGCACCCGCTTCCGCGCCGGCGTCGAGATCGGCAAGGACCTCAGCTGGGACGGCCTGCGCGCCCGGTACGACGCCGTGGTCATCGCGACCGGCGCGACCGTGCCGCGCGACCTGCCCATCCCCGGGCGCGACCTGGACGGCGTGCACTTCGCGATGGAGTACCTCGTCGAATCGAACCGCAGGGTCGCCGGCGACGACGTGCCGAACCAGATCACCGCCGAGGGCAAGCACGTGGTGGTGATCGGCGGCGGCGACACCGGCGCCGACTGCATCGGCACCGCGCACCGGCAGGGGGCGCTCAGCGTGACCAACCTCGCCATCGGCCGGCAGCCGTCCACCGAGCGCCCGGAGCACCAGCCGTGGCCGACGATGCCGAACCTGTTCGAGGTGCAGTCCGCGCACGAGGAGGGCGGCGAGCGGGTCTACCTCGCCTCGACCGTCGAGTTCCTGCCGAACGCGGCCGGCGAAGTGCGCGCCCTGCGCGTGGCCGAGACCGAGTTCGTGGATGGACGCCGCGTGCCCAAGAGCGGCACCGAACGGGAGATCCCGGCCGATCTCGTGCTGATCGCGATGGGCTTCACCGGCCCGGAGCGGGACGGGTACCACGGCGAGACGACTCCGCAGTTCACCGACCGCGGGGCGATCCGCCGCGACGGCGACTACCAGACCACCGTGCCCGGCGTGTTCGTCGCCGGGGACGCCGGCCGCGGCCAGTCGCTCATCGTGTGGGCGATCGCCGAAGGCCGCGCGGTCGCCGCGGCCGTCGACCGGCACCTGATGGGCACCACCGTGCTGCCCGCGCCGGTGCGTCCCACGGATGTCGCGCTGAGCGTCCAGCCCGCGTAGGCTGAGCGCGGCAGCGCCGCCTGTACCTGATCCCCCTCATACCCTGGAGACATCTGTTGAGACGCGCGAAAATCGTCGCCACCCTCGGCCCGGCCACCTCGACCTATGAATCGGTCCGCGCCCTGATCGACGCCGGAGTGGACGTCGCCCGCCTGAACCTGAGCCACGGCGACTACTCCGTGCACGAGGCGAACTACGCCAACGTGCGCCGCGCCGCCGAGGACTCCGGCCG
This window encodes:
- the trpB gene encoding tryptophan synthase subunit beta, with the translated sequence MSGLRDQPGPFFGDFGGRYMPESLIVAIDELAEAYQAAITDPAFRDELARLLHSYAGRPSALTEVPRFAEHAGGARVFLKREDLNHTGSHKINNVLGQALLTRRLGKTRVIAETGAGQHGVATATAAALFGLDCTIYMGEVDTERQALNVARMRLLGAEVVPVRTGSRTLKDAINDAYRDWVASVETTNYIFGTAAGPHPFPAMVRDFQKIIGEEARAQLLEEAGRLPDAVVACVGGGSNAIGMFDAFLDDEDVKLYGVEAAGDGVDTPRHAASIERGRPGVLHGAKTYVLQDEDGQTIESHSISAGLDYPGVGPEHAWLADIGRASYIPATDDQAMQALRLLSRTEGIIPAIESAHALAGALRIGRELGPDGLIAVCLSGRGDKDMDTAARYFHLYDVESTP
- the trpA gene encoding tryptophan synthase subunit alpha; this encodes MTRVEDAIRRAHDADRGAFVGYLPVGYPDLDTSIQAALTLARNGVDVIELGPPYSDPVMDGAIIQEATQHALANGFRMRDLFTAVRAITAETDVPVVVMTYWNPVLQYGVDRYADDLLAAGGAGLITPDITPEAAGEWIAASRRTGLDRIFLAAPTSTDERLDLVISSSTGFVYTVSTMGITGERAALDRAARTLVERLRDRGASRACVGIGISNAEQVAGVVEYADGAIVGTALVRALRDGGLDGLADTTRALAAGTPSARFGTGN
- the lgt gene encoding prolipoprotein diacylglyceryl transferase, which encodes MSLALHSTVPGVLASIPSPPISFIEVGPLRIHFYALCIIAGIIAAVLITNHRLTRRGAEKWVVIDIAILAVPLAIIGARIFHVLTHPNFYFGPGKNTWNPFEPGSVWAIWEGGIAIFGALLGGAVGAWLGCRWTGIRFWTFADALAPGLLLAQAVGRFGNWFNQELFGLPTDLPWGLEIDPDNPAFPPGLAEDTLFHPTFLYEVVWNGLGVIVLLWLGHRLKLQWGKLFACYLIWYSAGRIVWESIRIDPSEVILGLRSNVWAAILGVVVGVVILIVQTRRHPGREPSPYMPGRAPESVHVQSQNTSEYVDVSEPPAGDIEAGDTATSAAPTS
- the gltB gene encoding glutamate synthase large subunit, with the translated sequence MASSRHTNDPAQPVGQRFPAAQGLYNPAHEKDACGLAMVATLRGTPGHDIIALALQALRNLEHRGAIGSDAGTGDGAGILTQMPDAFLRDVVSFPLPPAGQYAAGLAFLPRDSSARREQKAGIERIAREEGLTVLGWRVVPTANEHLGKLADEARPAFEQLFVSRPAAGDREAASGIALDRIAYRLRKRAGHELGAYFVTLSARTLGYKGMVTTLQLEPFYPDLQDERFASELAVVHSRYSTNTFPSWPLAQPLRMLAHNGEINTVGGNRNWMRARQSQLESELLGDMKPLLPICTPGASDSASFDEVLELLTLTGRSLPHAIMMMVPEAWEKQPGLDPDLRAFYEFHSNQMEPWDGPAALIFTDGTLVGATLDRNGLRPGRWTETTDGLVVIGSETGVLEFEPERIKRRGRLRPGRMFLVDTAQGRIIEDEEIKRELATMHPWQEWLDAGAVRLADLPEREHIVHPAASITRRQRTFGYTEEEVRILLTPMGQTGVEPLGAMGSDTPIAVLSERPRLLFDYFVQQFAQVTNPPLDAIREEVVTSLRLGLGPERNLLDWGPEHARTVTLDFPVIDNDELAKIRHIDRALPDRSSVTIKGLYHFDAGPHTMRERLTEMCAEVDAAIERGAEFIILSDRDSNKDLVPIPSLLMLSAVHHHLIRNENRMKVGLIVEAGDVREVHHVATLIGYGASAVNPYLAMETVEHLVRTGFITGVTPEQAVRNLIYALGKGVLKIMSKMGISTVSSYAGAQVFEAVGLSQEFVDEFFTGTETKLGGIGIEDVFAENQARHDFAYPEDAAARAHERLWTGGEYQWRRDGSPHLFNPETVFRLQHSTRTRRYDIFREYTRLVDDQSRELKTLRGLFELRTGERPPVPLDEVEPVSEIVKRFSTGAMSYGSISQEAHETLAIAMNRLGAKSNTGEGGEDPERLVDPERRSAIKQVASGRFGVTSQYLTEADDLQIKLAQGAKPGEGGQLPPQKVYPWVARTRHATPGVGLISPPPHHDIYSIEDLKQLIFDLKRANPKARIHTKLVSQSGIGAVAAGVAKALSDVVLVSGHDGGTGASPLNSLKHAGTPWELGLAETQQTLMLNGMRDRVVVQVDGQLKTGRDVIIGALLGAEEFGFATAPLVVSGCVMMRVCHLDTCPVGVATQNPVLRQRFTGKPEFVVNFMEFIAEEVRELLAELGFRSLDEIIGRTDLLRTDAAIRHWKAEGLDLTPILEGPVFPADEPRRSGRPQDHELDAHFDSQLIEMAREALEDRAPVVIELPIRNTERAVGTMLGHEVTARFGADGLARETIDITLHGTAGQSLGAFLPPGIILRLEGDANDYVGKGLSGGDITIRPPRAATFAPHRNVVAGNVIGYGATSGTMFISGVVGERFLVRNSGATAVVEGVGDHALEYMTGGLAVILGETGRNLGAGMSGGVAFVRGLRRENINAQSLDSGELQLEPLDRADLELLRDLLAEHLERTASPLAAELLADFDAAQADFVKVVPRDFAAVQNARREAEAEGLDPDGDVVWNRILEVTGG
- a CDS encoding glutamate synthase subunit beta — its product is MADPKGFLKITERELPARRPVPVRIMDWKEVYEPGDRAVLRRQASRCMDCGIPFCHSGCPLGNLIPEWNDLTWRGEDRTAIERLHATNNFPEFTGRLCPAPCESACVLGINQPAVTIKQVEVSIIDEAFARGWVEPQPPARLTGKTVAVVGSGPAGLAAAQQLTRAGHTVAVYERDDRIGGLLRYGIPDFKMEKRHLESRLRQMQEEGTRFRAGVEIGKDLSWDGLRARYDAVVIATGATVPRDLPIPGRDLDGVHFAMEYLVESNRRVAGDDVPNQITAEGKHVVVIGGGDTGADCIGTAHRQGALSVTNLAIGRQPSTERPEHQPWPTMPNLFEVQSAHEEGGERVYLASTVEFLPNAAGEVRALRVAETEFVDGRRVPKSGTEREIPADLVLIAMGFTGPERDGYHGETTPQFTDRGAIRRDGDYQTTVPGVFVAGDAGRGQSLIVWAIAEGRAVAAAVDRHLMGTTVLPAPVRPTDVALSVQPA